Proteins co-encoded in one Bremerella sp. TYQ1 genomic window:
- the rplB gene encoding 50S ribosomal protein L2, whose protein sequence is MGIRKYKPTSAGRRNASVSDFKELTKGAKPERKLLKKITKTGGRNNQGKITARHRGGGHKRRYRVIDFRRAKDGVPATVASVQYDPNRSARIALLNYADGEKRYILAPDGLKAGDKVQSGAEASPTVGNCLPLNKIPAGTTVHNVEMVPGRGGAMCRSAGSSATLMACEADWAQLSLPSGEIRRVSSRCRATVGRVSNPDHEKVQLGKAGRSRWLGRRPHVRGTAMNPIDHPHGGGEGRTKGGRHPVTPQGKPTKGGATRHRKKASNRSIVRRRRSRRYGLLKLLK, encoded by the coding sequence ATGGGTATCCGAAAATACAAGCCGACCTCCGCTGGGCGTCGTAACGCCTCGGTCAGCGACTTCAAGGAGTTGACCAAGGGAGCCAAGCCGGAACGTAAGCTTCTCAAGAAGATTACGAAGACCGGTGGTCGTAACAACCAAGGTAAGATCACTGCTCGTCACCGTGGTGGCGGCCACAAGCGTCGTTATCGCGTGATCGACTTCCGCCGCGCCAAAGATGGCGTGCCTGCGACGGTTGCTTCGGTGCAGTACGATCCAAACCGCAGTGCCCGTATCGCCCTGCTGAACTATGCCGACGGTGAGAAGCGATATATCCTCGCTCCCGATGGGCTGAAAGCTGGCGACAAAGTTCAAAGTGGTGCGGAAGCATCGCCGACTGTGGGCAACTGCCTGCCGCTCAACAAGATTCCTGCTGGTACGACGGTCCACAATGTGGAAATGGTGCCTGGCCGTGGCGGTGCAATGTGCCGTTCCGCTGGCAGCTCCGCTACGTTGATGGCTTGCGAGGCTGACTGGGCTCAGCTGTCGTTGCCAAGTGGTGAAATTCGACGTGTTTCCAGCCGCTGCCGAGCAACGGTTGGTCGCGTCAGCAATCCCGATCATGAAAAAGTTCAGCTTGGTAAAGCTGGTCGTAGCCGCTGGCTCGGTCGACGTCCTCACGTCCGTGGTACCGCAATGAACCCGATCGATCACCCGCACGGTGGTGGTGAAGGTCGTACCAAGGGTGGTCGTCATCCAGTCACGCCGCAAGGTAAGCCAACCAAGGGTGGTGCAACACGCCATCGTAAGAAGGCTTCCAACCGTTCGATCGTTCGTCGACGTCGTTCGCGTCGCTACGGTCTGCTGAAGTTGTTGAAGTAA
- the fusA gene encoding elongation factor G — MDRKLEDIRNIGVIAHIDAGKTTVTERMLFYSGTSHKVGEVDKGNTTTDFDEEEAERGITIYSACVTFPWRDHTINLIDTPGHVDFTAEVERCLRVLDGGVVVFSAREGVEAQSETVWRQADRYKVPRVAFINKMDREGADFYSVLEEIEKRLKANPVPIQIPVGAGPPHVADAFRGVIDLIDMKMLHFGEGDQDRTVDVLDIPEDYVEKAQQWRDNLLEKLYDLSNELMELSLSEEPIPAELIRKVLREGTLARQLQPLMCGSALDGIGVQPILDAVTHYLPSPKDVPSVVGTNPTKKNQSEKRDPDPSEPFCGLVFKVLPAKHGDMTWVRVYSGELKPNSRLLNPGRDVKENCAQLWHIQAAKKEQVDHVGTGDIVGIIGLRHSVTGDTLCDTRNPILLESINFPETVIGMAIEPESSADRDKLSETLTMLRRQDPTFAADENKDTGQTIISGMGELHLEVIRHRLLRDFKLNVKVHKPRVSYRETVGKSAKVTGECHRIIQGQQLFAKLTIQVEHAPNQQQPVIIIPRVPPESVPFNLVEAAMEELRSRAVGGGIIGGFPLADLKITILDGEVAEVGSTDTAFAIAAGDAFEKGLEAAVPTLLEPIMKLIITTPEDYMGDFVGDIMKRRGEIAKTENRSGDAIIEAHAPLAELFGYSSAMRSLSQGRASSSMEPLKYAAAPPEVMKQFM; from the coding sequence ATGGATCGTAAGCTTGAAGACATTCGCAATATCGGGGTGATTGCCCATATCGACGCCGGAAAGACCACGGTTACCGAGCGGATGCTCTTTTACAGTGGTACCTCGCACAAAGTCGGTGAGGTTGACAAAGGGAACACCACCACGGACTTCGATGAGGAAGAAGCAGAGCGTGGGATCACGATTTACTCTGCGTGTGTGACGTTTCCTTGGCGAGATCACACGATCAACCTGATCGACACGCCTGGTCACGTCGACTTTACAGCTGAAGTCGAGCGATGTCTGCGCGTGCTGGATGGTGGCGTTGTTGTCTTCAGTGCCCGTGAAGGGGTGGAGGCGCAAAGTGAGACGGTTTGGCGTCAAGCTGATCGATACAAAGTTCCTCGCGTCGCTTTCATTAATAAGATGGATCGCGAAGGTGCCGACTTTTATTCGGTGCTCGAGGAGATCGAGAAGCGGTTGAAGGCGAATCCGGTGCCGATTCAAATCCCTGTCGGGGCTGGACCGCCGCATGTTGCCGACGCGTTTCGCGGTGTGATCGACCTGATTGACATGAAGATGCTGCACTTCGGCGAAGGGGATCAGGATCGCACGGTCGATGTGCTCGATATCCCTGAGGATTACGTCGAAAAGGCACAGCAGTGGCGAGATAATCTGCTCGAAAAGTTATACGACCTGAGCAACGAGTTGATGGAGCTTAGCCTTTCGGAGGAGCCCATCCCGGCAGAATTGATTCGCAAAGTGCTGCGTGAAGGGACACTGGCTCGTCAGCTTCAGCCGCTGATGTGTGGTTCGGCCCTCGATGGCATTGGGGTGCAGCCAATTCTCGATGCCGTTACGCACTACCTGCCGAGCCCGAAGGACGTGCCGTCGGTTGTCGGCACCAATCCGACAAAGAAGAATCAATCGGAAAAGCGTGATCCTGACCCGAGCGAGCCGTTCTGCGGCTTGGTGTTCAAAGTGCTTCCGGCGAAGCATGGCGATATGACGTGGGTGCGTGTCTATTCCGGCGAGCTCAAGCCAAACTCGCGGCTACTCAATCCTGGTCGAGACGTGAAAGAGAACTGTGCCCAGCTGTGGCACATTCAGGCCGCCAAAAAGGAGCAAGTCGATCACGTTGGTACGGGGGATATCGTCGGCATCATTGGGCTTCGGCATTCGGTGACCGGGGACACGCTTTGCGATACGCGGAATCCTATCCTGCTCGAGTCGATCAACTTCCCGGAAACCGTGATTGGGATGGCCATTGAGCCAGAGTCTTCGGCCGATCGAGACAAGCTCTCCGAGACGTTGACGATGCTGCGGCGGCAAGATCCCACGTTTGCAGCGGACGAAAACAAAGATACCGGCCAAACGATCATTAGCGGGATGGGGGAATTGCACTTGGAGGTGATTCGCCATCGCCTGCTACGCGATTTCAAGCTCAACGTGAAAGTGCATAAGCCGCGTGTCAGTTACCGTGAAACGGTCGGTAAATCGGCCAAGGTAACCGGCGAATGCCATCGAATTATTCAGGGACAGCAGCTCTTTGCGAAGCTGACGATTCAAGTCGAGCATGCCCCGAATCAGCAGCAGCCGGTGATCATCATTCCAAGGGTGCCGCCAGAAAGTGTTCCGTTTAACCTGGTTGAAGCTGCGATGGAGGAGCTCCGCAGTCGGGCTGTTGGTGGTGGAATTATCGGTGGTTTCCCCCTGGCGGATCTGAAAATCACAATTCTCGATGGCGAAGTGGCCGAGGTCGGTTCTACCGATACCGCGTTCGCAATTGCCGCAGGTGATGCGTTCGAGAAGGGGTTGGAGGCAGCCGTGCCGACGCTGCTTGAGCCGATCATGAAGCTGATTATCACGACTCCTGAGGACTATATGGGCGATTTCGTGGGGGATATCATGAAACGTCGTGGAGAAATTGCCAAAACGGAGAATCGATCCGGCGACGCAATTATCGAAGCGCATGCCCCCCTGGCAGAGCTGTTTGGCTATTCGAGCGCGATGCGAAGTCTAAGCCAGGGCCGGGCTTCCAGTAGCATGGAGCCACTGAAATACGCGGCTGCCCCGCCGGAGGTGATGAAGCAATTTATGTAA
- the rplD gene encoding 50S ribosomal protein L4, which yields MVSLPIFDKSGKEVGKYELDPAEIAPSINKQLLHDAVVMYQANLRQGTHRTKTRAEVAGTTKKMYRQKGTGNARAGSKRSGVRRGGGHIFAIRPRDYSYRLNKKALKLATRMAIASKIQGEQVVVVDDFAQEEIKTKNVAGALKALGVYGQKVAIALDKHDPVFYRSARNIEGVSVSPVTELNAYSVLRPRKLVITKAALDALRNGGKSE from the coding sequence ATGGTGAGTTTGCCCATTTTTGACAAGAGCGGAAAGGAAGTCGGCAAGTACGAGCTTGACCCGGCTGAAATCGCTCCGTCGATCAACAAGCAATTGCTGCACGACGCTGTCGTGATGTACCAGGCGAATCTTCGTCAAGGTACACACCGCACCAAGACGCGTGCTGAAGTCGCTGGCACAACCAAGAAGATGTATCGCCAAAAGGGTACCGGTAATGCACGTGCTGGTTCCAAGCGTAGCGGCGTTCGCCGTGGTGGTGGTCACATCTTCGCGATTCGCCCTCGCGACTATTCGTACCGCCTGAACAAGAAAGCCCTGAAGCTTGCGACTCGCATGGCGATCGCCAGCAAGATCCAGGGTGAGCAAGTAGTTGTTGTTGACGACTTTGCTCAAGAGGAAATCAAGACCAAGAACGTCGCTGGTGCCTTGAAGGCGTTGGGTGTTTACGGTCAAAAGGTTGCGATCGCCTTGGATAAGCACGATCCAGTCTTCTATCGCAGTGCTCGAAACATCGAAGGTGTTTCGGTTAGCCCTGTGACGGAACTGAATGCCTACTCGGTGCTTCGTCCTCGCAAGTTGGTGATCACCAAAGCTGCCCTCGACGCTTTGCGTAACGGTGGCAAGAGCGAGTAA
- the rpoC gene encoding DNA-directed RNA polymerase subunit beta' — MSILESSYDRINDYTAVKISLARPHDIRSWSFGEVKKPETINYRTYRPEKDGLFCERIFGPEKDWECACGKYRGMKYKGMICDRCGVKITHSRVRRKRMGHIELAAPIVHIWFFKAMPSRLGNLLAMKTSSLEKVIYFQDYVVIDPGSTDLEKFQTLTEEEYRGAVEQFGSGSFEADMGAEAVRKLLQGLDLVQLSIDLRKDLAETGSKQKRKDYINRLKIVESIRDSDNKPEWMIMDVIPVIPPDLRPLVLLDSGNFATSDLNDLYRRIINRNNRLRKLVDLNAPEVIIRNEKRMLQQSVDALFDNNRCKRPVLGSSNRPLKSLTDMIKGKQGRFRENLLGKRVDYSARSVIVVGPRMKLHQCGLPKKIALELYQPFIIRKLKVLGHADTIKSAKKMLERKDEEVWDILESVIQNHPVLLNRAPTLHRMGIQAFEPTLVEGNAIHLHPLVCKGFNADFDGDQMAVHLPLSIEAQVEAHTLMLATNNIFAPSNGKPIMSPSQDVVMGCNFITISLPNRPGEGMTFSSMDEADYAFAQGIIDLHALIKVRLPEGRMLKGEDDESNPTRIVETTFGRVLFNEMLPEGMDFYNYSLGSGELSKVISDCYQRLGRRATINLLDDMNQLGFRESTRSGLSFATDDLVTPDSKHKIIGDAEKKVIKFKKLYERGVITDKERVNQVLDAWTHAREQITAEMMTEMKNDDRGGHGYINPVYLMADSGARGGTEQIRQLAGMRGLMAKPSGEIIETPIKSNFREGLTVLEYFSSTHGARKGLADTALKTADSGYLTRKLADVAQNVVVTQDDCGTTQGITKGVIYRGEKVEVSLADAIKGRVSRQSIVNPITDEVIVRENEMITTDVARKIEKMGLERIQVRSPMTCESGLGCCKTCYGMDMSTGDQVEEGMAVGIIAAQSIGEPGTQLTMRTFHIGGVAVTDTEEHEKKTKRGGFVKFTRMRTATNDEGKNIVLTRNGEITIVDAKGREIESYDVPTGATLEVQENQEVKNGDVLCSWNPYSIPIVAEVGGRVRYEDVVEGETMIIEHDSTGTTRRMITEHKGDFHPQLVIEDEDGKPLDVYYLPEKAIIDAEEGAKVSAGSTVASTPRESGGVKDITGGLPRVTEIFEARKPKDPAVMAEIDGVVEILSEKKRGKRTIIVRNESGIEREHLVPHGKRFLVHTGDYVKAGQSLIDGPLVPHDILRISGEEAVQQYLLHEIQGVYRSQRVEINDKHIEIIVARMLRKVMVDSAGDTSLLPGLVMDKFDFRQANEQLSRCLKISNPGDSQQFTEGMIVPKEALEQENGQIESLGGTPAKGAKPAAASASTQLLGITKAAVQSSSFISAASFQETTKVLTEAALAGKVDELIGLKENVILGHLIPAGTGFRSFQDSEVRINPEALAELASRTRERTLEESFPLLQDGGEQPQQPGPGPAAISEMAPAPGLESLLGGGSIPATEGPTYGEQPPQAPEPPQQPQPPQDGGGEGFDPNRDEL, encoded by the coding sequence ATGAGTATTCTCGAAAGCTCTTACGACCGAATCAACGATTACACCGCGGTCAAGATCAGCCTTGCACGGCCTCACGACATTCGCAGCTGGTCGTTCGGTGAAGTCAAAAAGCCGGAAACGATCAACTATCGTACCTACCGCCCTGAAAAGGACGGTTTGTTCTGCGAACGCATCTTCGGCCCTGAAAAGGACTGGGAATGTGCCTGTGGTAAGTACCGCGGGATGAAATACAAAGGCATGATCTGCGATCGCTGTGGCGTGAAAATCACCCACAGCCGCGTTCGCCGTAAACGCATGGGGCACATTGAACTCGCCGCCCCGATCGTGCACATCTGGTTCTTCAAGGCGATGCCTAGCCGACTGGGTAACCTGTTGGCGATGAAGACATCGAGCCTGGAAAAGGTGATCTACTTCCAGGATTACGTCGTCATCGATCCAGGCTCTACCGACTTGGAGAAGTTCCAGACGCTGACCGAAGAAGAGTACCGAGGTGCCGTCGAGCAGTTCGGTTCCGGTTCCTTCGAAGCTGACATGGGTGCCGAAGCGGTTCGTAAGCTGCTGCAAGGCTTGGACCTCGTTCAGTTGTCAATCGATCTGCGTAAGGACCTGGCCGAAACCGGTTCCAAGCAGAAGCGTAAGGACTACATCAATCGCTTGAAGATCGTCGAATCGATCCGCGACAGCGACAACAAGCCGGAATGGATGATCATGGATGTCATTCCGGTCATTCCTCCCGATCTGCGTCCACTTGTTCTGTTGGACTCCGGTAACTTTGCCACGTCCGACTTGAACGACTTGTACCGTCGTATCATCAACCGCAACAACCGTCTGCGTAAGTTGGTCGACTTGAACGCTCCGGAAGTCATCATTCGTAACGAAAAGCGAATGCTGCAGCAGTCGGTCGATGCATTGTTCGACAATAACCGCTGTAAGCGTCCGGTTCTCGGTTCCAGCAATCGTCCGCTGAAGTCGCTGACCGACATGATCAAAGGTAAGCAGGGTCGTTTCCGTGAAAACCTGCTCGGTAAGCGTGTCGACTACTCCGCTCGTTCGGTGATCGTGGTCGGTCCGCGTATGAAGTTGCATCAGTGCGGTTTGCCTAAGAAGATCGCCCTGGAGCTGTACCAACCGTTCATTATTCGCAAGCTCAAAGTGCTCGGTCACGCCGACACGATCAAGAGCGCCAAGAAGATGCTCGAACGAAAGGATGAAGAGGTTTGGGACATCTTGGAATCGGTGATTCAGAATCACCCGGTTCTTTTGAATCGTGCTCCAACGCTTCACCGTATGGGTATCCAGGCCTTCGAGCCGACCCTCGTGGAAGGGAACGCAATTCACCTGCATCCGTTAGTGTGCAAAGGCTTCAATGCCGACTTCGACGGTGACCAGATGGCGGTTCACTTGCCGCTTTCGATTGAAGCTCAAGTCGAAGCCCACACGCTGATGTTGGCGACGAACAATATTTTCGCGCCGTCCAACGGTAAGCCGATCATGAGCCCGTCGCAGGACGTGGTGATGGGTTGTAACTTCATTACCATCAGTCTGCCGAATCGTCCCGGTGAAGGGATGACCTTCTCGTCGATGGACGAAGCAGACTACGCGTTTGCTCAGGGTATTATCGACCTGCATGCGTTAATCAAAGTTCGTCTGCCGGAAGGGCGTATGCTCAAAGGCGAAGACGACGAGTCGAACCCAACGCGAATTGTTGAGACCACCTTCGGTCGTGTTTTGTTCAACGAAATGCTGCCTGAAGGAATGGACTTCTACAACTATTCGCTAGGTAGCGGCGAGCTGTCCAAGGTGATTTCGGACTGCTATCAGCGTCTCGGTCGTCGTGCGACGATCAACCTGTTGGACGATATGAACCAACTCGGTTTCCGCGAATCGACTCGTAGTGGTCTTTCCTTCGCAACCGACGACTTGGTGACGCCAGACTCGAAGCACAAGATTATTGGCGACGCCGAAAAGAAGGTGATCAAGTTTAAGAAGCTGTACGAACGCGGCGTGATCACCGACAAGGAACGAGTCAACCAGGTCCTCGACGCTTGGACACATGCTCGTGAGCAGATTACTGCCGAGATGATGACCGAGATGAAGAACGACGACCGTGGCGGTCATGGTTACATCAACCCGGTGTACTTGATGGCCGACTCGGGTGCTCGTGGTGGTACCGAACAGATTCGTCAGCTCGCCGGTATGCGTGGTCTGATGGCTAAGCCGTCCGGTGAAATTATCGAGACGCCGATTAAGTCGAACTTCCGTGAAGGCTTGACGGTGCTCGAGTACTTCTCCTCGACGCACGGTGCTCGTAAGGGTCTGGCCGATACGGCTCTGAAAACGGCTGACTCCGGTTACCTGACTCGTAAGCTGGCCGACGTGGCTCAGAACGTGGTGGTTACCCAGGACGACTGTGGTACTACGCAGGGGATCACCAAGGGGGTCATTTACCGCGGTGAAAAAGTCGAAGTCTCGCTGGCAGATGCGATCAAAGGTCGCGTTAGCCGTCAGAGCATTGTGAACCCAATCACCGACGAAGTGATCGTTCGTGAAAACGAAATGATCACTACCGATGTTGCCCGTAAGATCGAAAAGATGGGTCTCGAACGAATCCAAGTTCGTAGCCCAATGACGTGTGAAAGCGGTCTCGGCTGCTGCAAGACTTGCTACGGTATGGACATGTCGACCGGCGATCAGGTCGAAGAAGGCATGGCCGTCGGGATCATCGCAGCTCAGTCGATTGGTGAACCTGGTACGCAGCTGACGATGCGTACGTTCCACATCGGTGGTGTGGCCGTTACCGATACTGAAGAGCACGAAAAGAAAACCAAGCGTGGTGGTTTCGTCAAGTTTACCCGTATGCGTACGGCGACCAACGACGAAGGCAAAAACATCGTGCTCACCCGAAATGGTGAAATCACGATCGTCGACGCCAAGGGTCGTGAAATCGAAAGCTATGACGTGCCAACCGGTGCGACGCTGGAAGTTCAAGAGAACCAAGAGGTGAAGAACGGCGACGTACTTTGCTCTTGGAACCCTTACTCGATTCCGATCGTTGCCGAAGTGGGTGGTCGTGTTCGTTACGAAGACGTGGTCGAAGGCGAGACCATGATCATCGAGCATGACTCGACTGGTACCACACGTCGCATGATCACCGAGCACAAGGGTGACTTCCATCCGCAGCTGGTCATCGAAGACGAAGATGGCAAGCCGCTCGACGTTTATTACCTGCCTGAAAAGGCGATCATCGACGCCGAAGAAGGTGCCAAGGTTTCGGCCGGTAGCACGGTGGCAAGTACGCCTCGTGAATCGGGCGGTGTTAAGGACATCACCGGTGGTCTGCCGCGAGTCACGGAAATCTTTGAAGCTCGTAAGCCAAAGGATCCAGCTGTGATGGCTGAGATCGATGGTGTGGTCGAGATTCTTTCCGAGAAGAAGCGTGGTAAGCGAACGATCATCGTCCGCAACGAATCAGGTATCGAACGCGAACACCTCGTGCCGCACGGTAAGCGATTCCTGGTTCACACCGGCGACTACGTGAAAGCTGGTCAGTCTTTGATTGACGGACCACTCGTTCCGCACGACATTCTGCGAATCTCCGGCGAAGAAGCCGTTCAGCAGTACCTGCTGCACGAAATCCAAGGCGTTTATCGCAGTCAGCGGGTGGAAATCAACGACAAGCACATCGAAATCATCGTCGCTCGCATGCTGCGAAAGGTGATGGTCGACTCGGCTGGCGATACGAGCCTGTTGCCTGGTCTAGTGATGGATAAGTTCGATTTCCGTCAAGCGAACGAGCAGCTTTCCCGATGCCTGAAGATCAGCAATCCTGGCGACTCGCAGCAGTTCACCGAAGGCATGATCGTGCCGAAGGAAGCTCTGGAGCAGGAAAACGGCCAGATCGAATCGCTCGGTGGTACGCCTGCCAAGGGGGCAAAGCCTGCTGCAGCAAGTGCTTCGACACAGCTTTTGGGGATCACCAAGGCTGCCGTTCAAAGTTCCAGCTTCATCTCGGCCGCGTCCTTCCAGGAAACGACCAAGGTGCTCACCGAAGCAGCTCTGGCTGGCAAAGTGGACGAACTGATCGGTCTGAAGGAAAACGTGATCCTGGGGCACTTGATTCCTGCTGGTACCGGTTTCCGCAGCTTCCAAGATTCCGAAGTTCGCATCAATCCTGAAGCGCTGGCCGAGTTGGCGTCGCGAACTCGCGAACGAACGCTGGAAGAAAGCTTCCCGCTGCTTCAAGATGGTGGCGAACAGCCGCAGCAGCCAGGTCCTGGCCCAGCTGCCATCTCCGAAATGGCACCAGCTCCTGGGCTGGAAAGCTTGCTCGGTGGCGGTTCGATTCCTGCGACCGAAGGCCCGACTTATGGCGAACAGCCGCCGCAAGCTCCGGAGCCACCTCAGCAGCCGCAGCCACCACAAGATGGTGGTGGAGAAGGCTTCGATCCAAATCGGGACGAACTGTAA
- the rplC gene encoding 50S ribosomal protein L3, protein MAKGILGRKVGMTQVYTESGEVIPVTVVQAGPCHVLQVRTLERDGYEAIQLGYDDKPRRLAIRSERGHVAPLSSKRSKKLAAAGGEAAAKAGCEPKRFVRELRGSIEGAEVGQEVGIGVLAEAARVDVIGTSRGRGYAGVMKRHNFAGQRATHGVKKVHRHTGGTGCSAYPSRTFKGLKMSGQYGNAKTTVRNLKVVKVDEENGVILLNGAVPGPNGGYVIVRETNMVR, encoded by the coding sequence ATGGCAAAAGGCATACTCGGCCGTAAGGTTGGGATGACCCAGGTCTATACAGAGTCTGGGGAAGTGATCCCGGTTACGGTTGTTCAGGCAGGTCCCTGTCACGTGCTTCAAGTGCGAACCTTGGAGCGTGATGGGTATGAAGCAATTCAGCTCGGATACGACGATAAGCCTCGCCGTTTGGCGATTCGTAGCGAACGTGGTCACGTTGCTCCTCTCTCGAGCAAGCGATCGAAGAAGCTCGCCGCCGCTGGTGGTGAAGCCGCTGCAAAGGCAGGTTGCGAACCGAAACGATTCGTTCGTGAGCTTCGCGGTTCGATCGAAGGTGCTGAAGTTGGCCAAGAGGTCGGCATCGGCGTTCTCGCAGAAGCTGCTCGCGTCGACGTCATTGGTACTAGCCGCGGTCGCGGTTACGCCGGTGTGATGAAGCGTCATAACTTCGCTGGTCAGCGAGCCACCCACGGCGTGAAGAAAGTTCACCGTCACACCGGTGGTACCGGTTGCAGTGCCTATCCAAGCCGTACGTTCAAAGGCTTGAAGATGAGCGGCCAGTACGGTAATGCCAAGACCACCGTTCGTAACTTGAAAGTTGTCAAGGTCGACGAAGAAAACGGCGTGATTCTGCTTAACGGTGCCGTGCCAGGCCCCAACGGCGGATATGTGATCGTTCGTGAAACCAATATGGTCCGCTAA
- the rpsJ gene encoding 30S ribosomal protein S10, with protein MAKEVIRIRMEAYDHSILDQSALDIVDTAKRTHSEVHGPIPLPTRIERYTVLAGPHVDKKARQQFEVRTHKRLIDIVQATAKTIESLNKLNLPAGVDIKIKATTK; from the coding sequence GTGGCGAAAGAAGTTATTCGCATTCGGATGGAAGCTTACGATCACTCGATCTTGGATCAGAGTGCTCTCGATATCGTCGACACGGCGAAGCGGACCCATTCGGAAGTGCATGGTCCCATTCCGTTGCCGACTCGCATTGAACGTTACACCGTTCTCGCAGGTCCGCATGTCGACAAGAAGGCACGTCAGCAGTTTGAAGTTCGGACGCATAAGCGTCTGATCGATATCGTTCAGGCAACCGCCAAGACGATTGAATCGCTCAACAAGCTGAATCTGCCCGCTGGTGTCGATATCAAGATCAAGGCAACCACTAAATAG
- the rpsG gene encoding 30S ribosomal protein S7 — MGKITASRETLKPDPRYKSILASKFINCLMQDGKKTTAQEVFYGAMDELKKRVPDEEPIDVFTQAVENVKPHIEVRSKRVGGAAYQVPMQVNRTRQQSLALRWLLSAVREKKGRPTHLKLADELFAAYNREGTAYTKRENVHRMADANKAFAHFAW, encoded by the coding sequence ATGGGTAAGATTACCGCCAGCCGCGAAACGTTGAAGCCAGATCCGCGTTACAAGTCGATCTTGGCCAGCAAGTTCATCAACTGCCTGATGCAGGATGGCAAGAAGACGACCGCACAGGAAGTCTTCTATGGTGCTATGGACGAACTGAAGAAGCGTGTCCCGGATGAAGAGCCGATTGACGTCTTCACCCAGGCTGTCGAGAACGTTAAGCCGCACATCGAAGTTCGCTCGAAGCGAGTCGGTGGTGCTGCTTACCAGGTTCCGATGCAGGTCAATCGTACCCGTCAGCAGTCGCTCGCTCTGCGTTGGTTGCTGTCGGCTGTTCGCGAAAAGAAGGGTCGTCCGACCCACTTGAAGCTGGCTGATGAATTGTTCGCCGCTTACAACCGCGAAGGTACCGCCTACACCAAGCGTGAAAACGTTCACCGTATGGCTGATGCGAATAAGGCATTCGCTCACTTCGCCTGGTAA
- the rplW gene encoding 50S ribosomal protein L23, translating into MARPYYKPSQDTPTRTLESHQVILRPLVTEKGVQASEDLNQYTFEIAPAASKLDVRRAVEELFDVKVASVKTQTRKGKARRYRFRNGTTRNWKKAIVTLAEDQKIDFY; encoded by the coding sequence ATGGCACGGCCTTACTACAAACCAAGCCAAGACACACCGACCCGAACGCTGGAATCACACCAGGTGATCTTGCGTCCGTTGGTTACGGAAAAGGGTGTTCAAGCTTCGGAAGACTTGAATCAGTACACGTTCGAGATCGCCCCGGCTGCCTCCAAGTTGGATGTCCGCCGAGCGGTTGAAGAGTTGTTCGACGTCAAAGTCGCCAGCGTGAAGACGCAGACGCGTAAGGGGAAAGCCCGCCGTTACCGTTTTCGCAACGGCACGACCCGTAACTGGAAGAAGGCCATCGTCACGTTGGCTGAAGATCAAAAGATCGACTTCTATTAA
- the rpsS gene encoding 30S ribosomal protein S19, protein MSRSLKKGPYVDPNVYEKVAKQEEAGTKDPIKTWARACTIIPEFVGHTFMVHNGRAHLKVYVTEDMVGHKLGEFSPTRTFRGHGADKKKK, encoded by the coding sequence ATGAGCCGATCCCTGAAAAAAGGGCCGTACGTCGACCCGAACGTTTACGAAAAGGTAGCCAAGCAAGAAGAAGCTGGCACCAAGGACCCGATCAAGACCTGGGCACGTGCTTGCACGATCATCCCGGAATTTGTCGGTCATACGTTCATGGTCCACAACGGCAGGGCCCACCTGAAGGTTTACGTCACCGAAGATATGGTCGGGCACAAGCTCGGTGAGTTTTCGCCGACGCGAACGTTCCGCGGTCACGGTGCTGATAAGAAGAAGAAATAA
- the rpsL gene encoding 30S ribosomal protein S12, translated as MPTINQLVRKPRKKKRKFSKSPVLEKCPQKRGVCLQVRTMTPKKPNSALRKIARVRLSNQKEVTVYIPGEGHSLQEHSIVLVRGGRVRDLPGVRYQVVRGALDALGVNGRKQSRSRYGAKKG; from the coding sequence ATGCCCACCATTAATCAGCTCGTTCGTAAGCCGCGGAAGAAGAAGCGTAAGTTCTCCAAGTCCCCAGTTTTGGAGAAGTGCCCGCAGAAGCGTGGTGTGTGTTTGCAGGTCCGCACGATGACCCCTAAGAAGCCAAACTCGGCTCTTCGGAAGATTGCTCGTGTGCGTCTGTCGAACCAGAAGGAAGTCACCGTTTACATTCCCGGTGAAGGTCACAGCCTGCAGGAACACTCGATCGTGCTCGTGCGTGGCGGTCGTGTTCGCGACCTTCCTGGTGTGCGATACCAAGTCGTCCGTGGTGCCCTCGATGCTTTGGGTGTCAACGGTCGTAAGCAGTCCCGCAGCCGTTACGGTGCGAAGAAGGGCTAA